From uncultured Roseateles sp., the proteins below share one genomic window:
- a CDS encoding MBL fold metallo-hydrolase, with amino-acid sequence MKLSFLGAADSVTGSRHLLDTGERRLLLDCGMFQGYKVLRERNWAPFGVAPHSIDAVLLSHAHLDHSGYIPALVAQGFKGQIFSTGATRDLCEVLLADSAHLQEEDARRANRYGTSRHDKALPLYTLANTKKALTHFVGLPRDGHLRLGGAEIRFTPVGHLLGASAISVQAGGKTVVFSGDLGRSNDLLMPPPQPVLEADVLLIESTYGNRQHPAEDVQQRLGQVIRNTLKRGGTVLLPSFAVGRAQALLLVLQRLRQAGELPWDAPIYLDSPMATEATEITLKHRKLLRISSAEAAQLNDGVKVIAKSADSMKTASLVARKSAIVVSASGMATGGRVLNYLQTLAPNARHHICFPGFQVGGTRGAKLIAGAREIKIQGEFVTVNAEVSHLEGFSGHADADGLMAWMRGFRRAPTQVYVVHGEPEASDALRCRIQDELGWKVRVPQHGETVEF; translated from the coding sequence ATGAAACTGAGCTTTCTCGGCGCCGCCGACAGCGTCACCGGATCACGCCATCTGCTGGACACCGGCGAACGCCGGCTGCTGCTGGACTGCGGCATGTTCCAGGGATACAAGGTGCTGCGCGAGCGCAACTGGGCGCCCTTCGGCGTGGCGCCGCACAGCATTGACGCGGTGCTGCTGTCGCACGCCCATCTGGACCACAGCGGCTACATCCCGGCCCTGGTGGCGCAGGGTTTCAAGGGTCAGATCTTCTCCACCGGCGCGACGCGCGATCTGTGCGAGGTGCTGTTGGCCGACAGCGCCCATCTGCAGGAGGAGGACGCCCGCCGTGCCAACCGCTACGGCACCTCGCGCCATGACAAGGCGCTGCCGCTGTACACGTTGGCCAACACCAAGAAGGCGCTGACCCACTTCGTCGGCCTGCCGCGAGACGGCCATCTGCGCCTGGGCGGGGCCGAGATCCGCTTCACGCCGGTCGGCCATCTGCTGGGCGCCTCGGCGATCTCGGTGCAGGCGGGCGGCAAGACGGTGGTCTTCTCGGGCGACCTGGGGCGCAGCAACGACCTGCTGATGCCGCCGCCGCAGCCTGTGCTGGAGGCCGATGTGCTCTTGATCGAATCGACCTACGGCAACCGCCAGCATCCGGCCGAAGACGTTCAGCAGCGCCTGGGCCAGGTGATACGCAACACCCTGAAGCGCGGCGGCACGGTGCTGCTGCCCAGCTTTGCCGTCGGCCGTGCACAGGCCCTGCTCCTGGTGCTGCAGCGGCTGCGCCAGGCCGGCGAGCTGCCCTGGGACGCGCCCATCTACCTCGACAGCCCGATGGCCACCGAGGCGACCGAGATCACACTCAAGCACCGCAAGCTGCTGCGCATTTCGTCCGCGGAAGCGGCCCAGCTGAACGATGGCGTCAAGGTGATAGCCAAATCGGCCGACTCGATGAAGACGGCGTCTCTGGTCGCGCGCAAGAGCGCCATCGTCGTCTCGGCCAGCGGCATGGCCACCGGCGGGCGTGTGCTCAACTACCTGCAGACCCTGGCGCCCAATGCCCGCCACCACATCTGTTTCCCCGGCTTCCAGGTCGGCGGCACCCGTGGCGCCAAGCTGATTGCCGGCGCCCGCGAGATCAAGATCCAGGGCGAATTCGTCACCGTCAACGCCGAGGTCAGCCACCTCGAAGGCTTCTCCGGCCATGCCGACGCCGACGGCCTGATGGCCTGGATGCGCGGCTTCAGGCGCGCACCGACACAGGTCTACGTCGTCCACGGCGAGCCCGAGGCCAGCGACGCACTGCGCTGCCGCATCCAGGACGAGCTGGGCTGGAAGGTGCGAGTGCCGCAGCATGGCGAGACGGTCGAATTCTGA